The DNA region GCCTGGCGGATATTGAGCAGCTTGGGCTGACCGTCGACCAGTGCGACCATGTTGATGCCGAATACGGTCTGCAACTGGGTGAGCTGGAACAGATTGTTGAGCACCACCTCGGCCACTTCGCCGCGCTTGAGCTCGATGACCATGCGCATGCCGTCCTTGTCGGACTCATCACGCAGTTCGCTGATGCCCTCGAGTCGCTTCTCCTTGACCAGCTCGGCAATCTTTTCCAGCAGCCGCGCCTTGTTGACCATGTACGGCAGCTCGTTGACCACGATGCGGACGCGCCCGCTGCTGTCATCGGTCTCGATCTCGGTGCGAGCCCGAAGATAGATGCGCCCGCGGCCCGTCTCGTAGGCCTGGCGGATACCGCTGGCGCCGTTGATGATGGCGGCGGTGGGGAAATCCGGGCCTGGCATGTATTCCATGATCCCGTCGATGTCGATCTCGGGATCCTCGATCATCGCCAGCAGGGCACGAATCACCTCATCCAGGTTGTGCGGCGGGATATTGGTGGCCATGCCCACTGCAATGCCGGAAGCACCGTTGACCAGCAGGTTCGGGACCCGGGTCGGCAGAACCGTGGGTTCCGACTCCGACTCATCGTAGTTGGGAATGAAGTTGACCGTTTCCTTGTCGATGTCGGCCAGCAACTGGTGCGACAGCCGGGCCATGCGCACCTCGGTATAACGCATGGCGGCGGCCGAATCGCCATCGATGGAACCAAAGTTGCCCTGCCCGTCGACCAGCATGTAGCGCATGGAAAACGGCTGGGCCATGCGCACGATGGTGTCGTAGACGGCGCTGTCACCGTGCGGGTGGTATTTACCGATCACGTCACCCACCACGCGCGCCGACTTCTTGTACGGCTTGTTGTAGTCGTTGCCCAGTACATGCATCGCGAACAGCACACGCCGGTGAACCGGCTTGAGACCATCGCGAACGTCCGGGAGCGCCCGACCCACGATCACGCTCATGGCGTAATCGAGGTAGGACTGACGCATCTCGTCTTCCAGGTTGACCTGGAGCACTTCACGTGCCATTTCCGCCATCGGGAGAGATCCTGTCTGTCAGCGACCGGGCGCCATGCAAGCGCCTGATTTGGTTAGGCTTTCACTCCACCCCAAGGACTGTGTCGCAAGCCCTCGGAAATGAAAGCAACAAACGTGAAATTTTACCACAGGCCACCATTTCGAGGCAGCCTGCCGGCAAGCCGGAGGATGCGGCCGACATTAACCCGGCAAACTGCGCATTCCGCCCCCGGCTTGCGTAGAATGCCGGTCATGACGACACACTCCTCCATGCCTGGGCACGACATTCAGGCCATCATTTTCGAGCGCGGCGTGCTCAGGCTGCTAGATCAGCGTCTGCTGCCGGCCCGGACCGACTGGCTGACGCTGGACCGTAGCGACGAAGTGGCACGGGCCATTGCCGACCTGGTGGTGCGTGGCGCCCCGGCCATTGGTATTGCCGCCGCGTATGGCGCGGTCATCGCCGCCGCGCAGGACGGAGACGATCCCGAGGCCTGGGAGCGGCGCCTGGAGCAACTGGAGCAGGCCCGGCCTACCGCGGTCAACCTGGCCTGGGCACTGGCGCGCATGCGCCGTGCGGCTAAGCGGCACGGTTCGCCCGATCCGACAATGCTGGAAGCCGAGGCGCGCGGCATTCACGCCGAGGACGTGGCCGCCAACCAGGCCATGGCCGCAGCCGGCAGCGCCTGCATCGACGCGGGCTCGGGCGTGCTCACCCACTGCAATACCGGGGCGCTGGCAACCGGAGGCATTGGCACGGCCCTGGGCGTGGTGGCCGCCGCCTACCGGGCCGGCAAAATCAGGCGAATTTTTGCCGGCGAAACCCGCCCCTGGCTTCAGGGCGCCCGGCTCACGGCCTGGGAACTGGCCCGGATGGACATGCCGTTCAAAGTCGTTATCGAAGGTGCAGCCGCAGCATTGATGGCTTCCGGCCAGGTGCAATGGGTGATTACCGGCGCCGACCGCATCGCCGCCAATGGGGATGTCGCCAACAAGATCGGCACCTGTTCGCTGGCCGTCATCGCCCGCCACTACGGCGTTCGCGTCATGGTGGTCGCCCCCTCCTCCACCGTCGATCCAGACACCCCCTCGGGACAGGACATTGCCATCGAGCAACGCGATCCGGGAGAGATCTGGCGGGCGGCAGGTCTGGATCACACCCCGCCGGGCTTCGATGCCTGGAACCCGGTATTCGATATCACCCCGGCCACACTGGTCGACTGCATCGTCACCGAGGCCGGCGTGCACCATCCGCCCTACCGATTCGCCGCCCGAGACAGTATCATTGGCACCCCCTGAACAAGAGATTTTTGGAACATGCGCACAACCCTGCATATCCTGACTGTTCTTGTCCTGGCCCTGCCCGTGGCGGCAATGGCCGACGAACCTGCATCAACGGAGAATCCCAGCGTGATCCTGCACACCAACCATGGCGCCATTACCGTCGAGCTGTTTGAAGACGATGCGCCGATCAGCGTCGAAAACTTTCTGAACTATGCCCGCGACGGACATTACGACGGCACGCTGTTCCACCGCGTGATCGATAACTTCATGATCCAGGGCGGCGGTTTCGACACCGACTTCGAACAGAAATCCACCGGCGATCCGATCAAGAACGAAGCGGACAATGGCCTGAAAAACGAGCGTGGCACCCTGGCCATGGCGCGGACCAACGATCCGCACTCGGCCACCGCGCAGTTCTTCATCAACGTCAGCGACAACGAATTCCTCAACCATCGTGGAACCCAGTCGGGCCAGGCCTGGGGTTATGCCGTGTTCGGTCGGGTCGTCGATGGCATGGATGTTGTCGATGCCATTCGCCAGGTTCCTACCGGCATCCACGGTCATCACCGCGACGTACCTGAAGAGCCGGTCATCCTCGAGCGGGTGGAACTGCCCTGAGTTCCGTCGCTCCCATCTACCTGATCGCGGATCTGCACCTCGATCCGCAGCGCCCGGAAACCACGCGCCTGCTCGTCGATTTTCTCGATGGGCCGGCGCGCCAGGCCCGGGCGCTTTACATTCTGGGCGATCTGTTCGAGGCCTGGATCGGGGATGATGGCATTGGTGCGATGGAGCGCGATGTGGCCGCGGCCAGCGCCCGGCTGGCCGAACAGGGGGTCGAGGTTCGCTTTCTGTGCGGCAACCGCGACTTCCTGGTCGGCGACGATTACTGCCAACTGGCCCGAATGGAGCGCATCGAAGAGCCGTGGCATCTGAACCATGCCGGAACCGAGGTCTTGCTGATGCATGGCGATATCCTGTGTACCGACGATGTCGCCTATCAGCGCTTCAGGCGCAAGGCGCGCAACCCAGACTGGCAACGCAAGGTACTGTCCTACCCGCTATGGCTGCGCCGCACCCTGGCGCGGCTGGCGCGCTGGCGCAGCAAGCGGCACACGGGCCAGACCGGTCAGCAGATCATGGATGTCAACGCCGATGCCGTGAGCGAATGCTTTCGTCATCACTCGGGCGTCCGGCGCATCATCCATGGCCATACTCACCGGCGGGCCATTCACGATATCGAGGTCGACCAGCGCCACTGCCAGCGCATCGTGCTCGGCGACTGGCACGAGGAAGGCAGTGCGATCCGCATTGATGAAAACGGCATTGCCATGCTCACCATCGCCCGCGATCCAGATGGCGAGATCGAGCTCCGCCTGCATGAAACAGCCGCCCCGCTGGCCGGCAACACCTGAGAGAAAAATCTAAAGCAGCAGGCTGGCCAGCATCCGGTCCGCGGCCACACCACTGGTCCAGGCGCCCTCGATCCGGCTGCCGCTGCACCAATCCCCTGCCACCACGACCCGGCTTTCGCCGTCGACCAGGCAGCCTTTCTGCATGGCCCGACGGGCCATGGCATAACGCCAGCGGTGGGCGGTCCTGATACGAGGCGTCTTTCCGAATCCGGCATCGATCGAAATCAACGCCTCATACAGGCTGTCGATAACCCGGCCCGGCTCCTCTTCCAGATTGGCCTCCGACCACGAATCACTGGCATGCAGCACCCAGGACTCGCCGCCAGACCGTCCCGGCTTGCTGTTGTTGCGCGCCAGCCAGGTCAGCGCCCCCTGGTTGACGAAAGCGGCGTCGAATTCCACCGGCAGCGTCTCGTCCCAGCCCAGCATGACCGCCCAACATGGTTGCATCGGTACGGTACTGAGTGTCGGGTAAAGCGCATGCCCTTCCCCCAGCAGCTCGGCACTCTGAGCCGGTGGTGCTGTCAGCAACAACGCGCGTGCCGTCAGTGATTTCCCAACTTCGGTTTCCAGCTGCCACTGGCGCTCAAAGCGGGCCGAGGTCAGCCGACAGCTGTAACGGCAATCGAGCCCATCGGCCAGTCGTCTGATCAACCCGTTCATGCCAGGCACGGCCACCAGGCGCCGCTGAGGTGGGTCATCGAGGTCATTCGGTCGCGGACCCAGTACACGCAGACGTGGCTGCCATTCGGCCACGAGACCGGCCTGTTCCCAGACGCTGACCCGGCGCCGGAATGCATCGCTGCGGGCCGTGAAATACTGCGCGCCATGATCAAAGGCCAACCCGTCCTCGCGCCGGGTCGCACTGCGCCCGCCCGGACCACGCGATTTCTCCAGCACACACACCGACAGGCCACGGGCGGCCAGACGGCTGGCCGCAGTCAATCCGGACCAGCCTGCCCCGATGACGGCAACGTCAACAACAGACATTCATGGCCCCGGTCGCTTGCTCTGGAAACGCGGTCATGAGGCCATTGTGCCAGACCTGCCGCCTCGACAGCATGTCTCCTACCGGCCGTAGCCCGCGATCATGGCCGTGGGGTCAACCGGCCGAATCGCTCTCCGGCCGCAGGTAGGGAAACAGCAGCACGTCGCGAATGGACGGAGAGTCGGTCAGCAGCATGACCAGTCGGTCGATGCCGATACCCTCGCCGGCGGCCGGCGGCATGCCGTATTCCAGGGCTCGGATGTAGTCGTGATCAAAATGCATGGCCTCGGCATCGCCGGCGTCACGCGCCTCGACCTGGTCTCGAAAACGTTCGGCCTGGTCTTCCGGATCGTTGAGCTCGGAAAAGCCATTGGCAATCTCCCGGCCGGCGACAATCAGCTCGAAACGATCGGCAAAATCCGGGTCCTCGTCGTTGCGACGCGACAGCGGCGAGACTTCAATCGGATAGTCGACCACGAAGGTGGGCTGGATGAGGGTTTGTTCGATACCTGCCTCGAACAACTCCATCAGCAGACGGCCCCAACCCCAGTTGTCGTCCACGTGAATGTCATGCGAACGGCACACCGAGCGCAGCCGATCGGCGTTCTTGATGTCGGCGGGCTCGACCTCCTCGTAGTGATCGATCACGGCATCGGCCACGCGCACGCGGTCATACTGACTGCTGAAATCAATCGTTTCGCCCTGGAAGCTGACCCGGCCGTCGCTCATGCCCGGCAGCTCGCTGACCACGGTATTGAGCAGGTCCTGGGTCAGTGCAATCAGGTCGTTGTAGTCGGCATTGGCCCAGTAGTACTCGAGCATGGTGAACTCGGGATTGTGCCGAGTCGAAACACCTTCGTTGCGGAAGTTGCGGTTGATCTCGTAGACCTTGCCCAGACCGCCCACCAGCAGACGCTTGAGGTGCAGCTCGGGAGCAACACGCAGGTACAGATCAAGATCCAGCGCATTGTGGTGGGTCACGAACGGCCGGGCGGTGGCGCCGCCGGGAATGTGATGCATCATCGGCGTTTCGACCTCGAGAAACCCGCGACTGTCGAAATAGCGACGAATCGAGCGGACAATCAACGAACGCCGGACAAAGGTTTCTCGCACATCCGGGTTGACGATGAGGTCGACATAACGCTGCCGATAGCGGGTTTCCTGGTCGCTCAGACCATGCCACTTTTCCGGCAGCGGGCGCAGGGACTTGGTCAGCAGGCAGAGCTCACTCGCGTGGAGAGACAACTCGCCGGTCCGGGTTCGCATGACCCGGCCGCTAACGCCCACGATATCGCCGATATCCCATTGTTTGAAATCGCGATAAACGCCCTCGGGCAGATCGTCGCGGCGCAGGTAGAGCTGGATACGCTCACCCGACCCATCCTGAATATGGACGAAACTGGCCTTGCCCATCACCCGCCGGCTCATGATCCGCCCGGACAGGCTGAACGGCTCCTCGATACCTTCGAGTGCCGACTGGTCCCAACGCTCACCATCGGCGAAGCGCTCGTTGAGCTCAGCGGCCGTGACGGTGACCCGAAAATCGTTGGGAAACGCCTCACCGTGCTCGCGCAACTTTCTGAGCTTCTCGCGCCGCTCGGCAATCAGACGATTCTCGTCGACTTCCAGCGCACCATTGTTGTCCTTGTCCGTCATTGCATTATCCGTCTTCATTAAACCCGCAGATGAACTCAGATCATCGGAGATCAACGCAGATAACAGGCGTCTGGAACCCTATCCGTGCTCATCTGCGTGCATCCGCGGAAATTGGCCAATGCCCTACTCCAACCCGGCCTGGAGCTGGGCGGCGGCAAATTCGTCGAGGTCGCCATCGAGTACCTTCTGGGTATCGGACCGCTCCACGCCGGTGCGCAGGTCCTTGATGCGCGACTGGTCCAGCACATAGTTGCGGATCTGGCTACCCCAGCCGATATCGGCCTTTTCGTCCTCGGCGGCCTGGGCCTTCTCCTGCTGCTTCTGCAGCTCGAACTCGTAGAGCTTGGCCCGCAGCTGCTTCATGGCCCGATCCTTGTTCTTGTGCTGTGAGCGGTCGGTCTGGCACTGCACCACGATTCCCGTGGGCTCGTGCGTGATACGCACGGCCGACTCGGTGCGGTTGACGTGCTGACCACCCGCGCCCGAGGCCCGGTAGACATCGATGCGCAGATCCGAGGGATCGACTTCCACTTCGATGCTGTCATCGATTTCGGGCGAAACGAACACGCTGGCAAACGAGGTATGGCGCCGGTTGCCCGAGTCGAACGGCGACTTGCGCACCAGTCGATGCACGCCCGTTTCGGTACGGCACCAGCCGAAGGCGTGGTCGCCTTCAACGCGCACCGTTGCGCTCTTGATGCCGGCCACGTCACCGGCCGACACCTCAATCAGTTCCGCTTTCCAGTTGCGACGCTCGGCCCAGCGCAAATACATGCGCAACAGCATCTCGGCCCAGTCCTGGGCCTCGGTACCGCCGGAGCCGGCCTGAATGTCGATGAAACACGGACGATCATCCATGTCGCCGGAGAACATGCGCTGAAACTCCAGTTCCTCGACCTGCTTCTGCAGCGATTCGAGATCACCGCCGACACTGGCCAGGGTCTCCTCGTCATCTTCGGATAGGGCCAGCTCCAGCAACTCGCCCGCATCGGCCACGCCTTCGATCACCGCCCGCTGTGCGGTCACCAGACGGTCCAGGTCGGAGCGCTCCTTGTTCAGTGCCTGGGCATGATCCGGATCGTTCCAGACGTCCGGGTCTTCCAGCTCACGGGTGACTTCTTCGAGACGTTCTACCTTGCCATCGTAGTCAAAGATACCCCCTCAGCGCCCGCACACGGCGCTCCAGGTCGTCCAGAAGATTCTTCAGCGAGGTCTGTTCCATCGGGCAAGGCTCCGGTCAGTTCAAAGCGGCCTATTGTAACGGCCCTGAAAGCGCAATGAACACCCATCATCACAAACGAATCAATGAGCCGCCGAGACCGAGCGCATGATTTCTCCTGCCATCTTGTCCAGTGACAACACCTTGGCCACCCCGCCCAAGCCGATGGCCGAGCGCGGCATGCCGAACACGATGCAACTGTCTTCGTCCTGGGCCACGGTGTGCGCGCCGGCACGGGACATGGCCAGCAAACCGCGGGCGCCGTCATCGCCCATGCCGGTGAGAATGAAGCCCGCCGCGTTGCGACCGGCCTGCTCGGCCACGGAGTGAAACAGAACATCGACCGAGGGCTTGTGACGATTGACGGGAGCGGCATCGGTCAGGCGAACATGGTACTGGGCACCGCGGCGAATCAACTCCATGTGACGGCCGCCGGGCGCAATCAGGGCGCGCCCGGTAAACACCCGGTCGTTGTCACGTGCCTCGCGCACCTCAATGCGACACATGCTGTTGAGCCTCTCGGCAAACATGGCGGTGAACTTCTCCGGCATGTGCTGAACGATCACGATTCCCGGCGTAACCGCAGGCAGCGCCGTGAGCACACGCTCCAGGGCCTGTGTGCCGCCGGTCGACGTACCAATCGCCACCACCTGCTGGGTCGTCTCACTCATCGCGGTTGCCACCGGTGCAACCGCCGGTTCCCGGGTCGAGCCGGCAGGCTCACGCCCGCGGGCAACCGGCTCCGGCCGCCGGGCAACCGACTGCCCCAGGTTTCTCAGCCGTGCCTGGGCCGCACCCTTGACCGCGGAAACCACATCGTTGGCACCACTGTTGAGAAAATCACTCAGACCCGCCGTGGGCTTGGTAATGATGCTCACCGCCCCGGCGCTCAGGGCCTGCATGGTGGTTTCGGCACCCTTGACCGTCAGGGTCGAGCAGATCACTACGGGGGTGGGTCGCGCCTTCATCAGCTTGCGCAGAAACGTCAGCCCGTCCATGCGCGGCATCTCGATATCGAGCACGATGACATCAGGCCATTGCTGTTTCATCTTGCGCATGGCAAAAATGGGGTCATGCGCGGTGGCGATAACCTCGATGCCCGGATCGGCCGACAGCACGTCACTCAGCACGCGCCGTACCAGTGCCGAATCGTCCACGATCAATGCCTTGACGGGTCGACTCACCCCCCCCCGCCTGGTAGCGCCTTGAAGACTCATCTGGTTTCCTCTTGAAATGTATTATGACTGTGACGACCGTACTGAACCCAGACATCGCCACTGGCCAGCTCGAAATAGATCTTGCGGTAGCGCACCCCACCCACATCCGCCGCCTTGACCTGAAACCCGTTCTCGTTGAGCATCCGTCGCCCTTCGTCGGCGTTGACTTGGGCGACGTTGATGGGATTGCCATGAACCTTGATGTTCTCGAACATGTTGCCGCCGCCAAACAGCTTGACCTCGAAATCATCGGGGCGGCAACCGTTCTTCCTGATGGTCTTGAGAAAGAACTCGATGGCATCGGTCGCGTAGTAGCCCGGTGCGTAATGAGCACTGCGGGTGTATTGACTGCGATCGGTCAGGAGATAGTGACACATGCCACCCAGCTTTCGCTGCGGATGCCACAAGGTGATCGCCACACAGGATCCGAGCAGAGTCGTGATGACGGTTCGCCCATCTCCAAAATGCAGTTCGCCGGGCGCCAGGTTCACCACCGTGATCTGCGGATCGGAAAGCAGTGACTTCATGCTCAGTCCTCTTTCCGGTAGATGGAGGGCCTGACCAGCCGGATGTTGTCGACCACGCCATTAAGGCTTTCGGCATGACCGACGAACAGCCACCCGCCCGGCACCAGACGGGACAGTACATTCCGGACTACGCGCCGCTTGACCTCGGGATCAAAATAAATCAGGACATTGCGCAACAACACAAGGTCAAAACGTCCGAGACTGGACTGGTCATTCATCAGGTTTCCAGTCTGGAAGCGCACTTTCTGGCGAATTGTGCGGTCGATCATGAACTGGCCCGCCTTTGCGCCCACGCCCTTGAGGCAGCATGCCTTGAGGTAACGCTGCGGGATCTTTTCCGCTCGTTCCATCGGGTAAACACCCATGCGGGCCTTCTCGACCACACGGGTACTGATGTCGGTACCCAGGATTTCCCAGTCGCAGCGGCCGTCCAGGGTCATGATCATGGCCAGGGTATAGGCCTCCTCGCCGCTGGAGCAGGCCGCGCTCCACATCCGAACCCGGCGATTCTGCCACTGCGGAAGAATCTCTTGCCGCAGAAAGTCAAAGTGATTGTTTTCCCGGAAGAAATAGGTTTCGTTGGTGGTCAGCAGGTCGATGGCCAACTGACGCTCGACACGCCCCGCGGAGTTGGGCGTGGCATCGCTGATCCACTGAAAGTACTCACGGAAACTGTGGTGCCCCAGCTCCCGGAGTCGCTTGCTGAGACGACCGGCTACCAGCGCCCGCTTGGCCGGCGACAGATTGATACCGGCCGTTTCGTACATGAGCTTTCTGAACAGCTCGAACTCGGAATCGGTCAGGGCCGGCACACCGCCCGGAGGTGGCCGGGATGTCCCGCTGGAAGACCTTGATAAGGTTCTCGATGACAAGATCGACGACACTCCATGAAACGACAAGACACCATGCCCTGCAATTCAGACTATATAGCCCCGGTCCATCGAGACAACAATCAGACCGGCGATCCTGAGGCTCCCTGGTCAAAAGCGAACAAATTCATCCTCCTCCTGCTGCTCACGCTCGCCATGGCTGGTTCGACTGAGCTGACGGACAGAATCGGTACGCTCCTGATGCCTGGATGCGTTTTCAGCACGATCGGTGAGCATATTGCGATCATGCTCACCATCGGGTGAACCGATCCCCGACATAAGCTCACTACGCAGCTGGAAATAGGCCACCAGTTGCTGTAGCTGCTCGGCCTGGCCACTCATCTCCTCGGAGGTCGAGGCCAACTCTTCGGAAGAAGAGGCCGACTGCTGCGTGGTCGAATTCAACTGCTCCATGGAATCGTTGATCTGCCTGGCCCCGGAGGCCTGCTCCTCGGAAGCAGCCGAGATTTCCTCGACCAGGTCGGCCGTTTTCTGGATCGACGGCACCATCTGTTCAAGCAACTGCCCGGCCTGCTCGGCCAGGCTCACACTGCCCTGGGCCACCTCGCCGATTTCCTGTGCCGCCACCTGGCTGCGCTCGGCCAGCTTACGCACTTCGGCGGCCACCACCGCGAAACCCTTGCCATGTTCGCCGGCGCGCGCCGCCTCGATGGCCGCATTGAGCGCCAGCAGATTGGTCTGGTAGGCAATCTCGTCGATGATCGAGATCTTCTCGGCAATCTCCTTCATCGCGCCGACCGTCTTGCCGACAGCCTCACCACCTTCACCGGCCTCCCGTGCCGCCTTGGCCGACATCTCGTTGGTCACGCGGGAGTTCTCCTTGTTCTGCTCGATGGAAGCGGCCATCTGCTCGACCGCGGAAGTGGTTTCCTCGACACTGGCCGCCTGCTCGCTGGAGCCCTGACTCAGGCTCTGTGCCGTGGCCGACACCTCCTCGGAAGCCGATGACATGGAAGTCGCCACGCCCTTGATGTCGCCAATCACCTCGTACAGTCTGGCGGTCATGCGCTGAAGCGCATCGAGCAACTGACCCATCTCGTCCTTGCGATCAACCTCGATCTCTGCGGTCAGGTCGCCCTCGGCAAGTTGGTCGGCAAGCGCCTGGGCCCGCTGTACCGGATGAACAATACTTCGGGTGATTATCCAGGCCATGAGTATTCCCAGGCCCAGTGCAATCAAACTTACAATGATCTGCATGGCAATGCCGCGCTGGTTGCGCGTAGCCACCTGCGAGCCGAGTTCATCCTGTGTGGCGACGATACCGGCGGCAAGCTCTTCGAGCTGCTGTGTCACTCGTTCTCCAGCCGGATCGAGTCGTTGCTCCCTCAGTTGATTGCGATCGAGCATCGTGGTCACCAGTTCCTCGAATGATTCGAGAAACTCCTCGTGGGCCTCGACCAGCTCCTCGACCATGGCCATTCGCATGGGGTTTTCAAGGGTATCCAGCAACCCTACCAGTGCGCCACTGAAGTTTCGAAACTCACTGCGCACACGATCCGCATCCCCCATGGCATAGGAGTCGAGAAAACGGCCGGTATAGATCTGTGCCAGCAGCAGGTGACGCATGGCCACGGCAGCCTCGTAGGCACCATCCATATCTCCGTCAGCCCGCGAGCTGACCAGCACCTGGCTGAGCTGCTGTTCCATGAATTCCGCGTCGGGATCTATGTAGTCAAAGACCAGGTCGTCCCTGCGCTCCATCAGTCCCCGGATTTCTTCGAATACCGAATCAAACTCCTCGAGAGCGGATTCAATCTGGTCAAAATAGATCCGCTGAGCCTCGGTCGCATTGGCTCGCATATCCTCCAGCGCTGAGCGCAGGTCCGACATGGCTTCACGCTGAGCCTCGAGATCGGTTTCCGAACTGCTGTGGTTATACTCCAGCGCCATCAGGCGCATGCGAAGGAGATCGGCATTGGCGGAAGTCGCATCGTTTCCGCTGATGGCCAGTTCACGATAATCGCCGAAATCATTCGTGGCCCCGGTCAGTGCCCAGAAAGACATGATGGTTGCACTGACCAGCAACAGCAGGATCAGGCCAAACCCGATGCCCAGCTTCCACGCCATTCTCAGATCCTTGAGCATGTTCTCTCTCCTTCCCTCATGCTGTCCGGTTCACCCGCAAGCGACCACCGGTTTCGTTGTTCAACTGCGGCTGATGTTCGTGCCATCAGAAACGCACAAAGTCTGCCGTGGCGGGCTCAGCCTTTCCTGCCTGAACCGGCCGGCGCCGCGCACTGTTCTCAAAGCCACTCCTTGATTCTGGCCTGTTTCGGCCCTGACCCGAAGCGACCCGCCCTTCGCGCAGACGAAAATAGGCGACCAGCTGCTGAAGTTGCTGAGCCTGGCTACTCATCTCCTCGGAGGTCGAGGCCAGCTCTTCGGAAGAAGAGGCCGACTGCTGCGTGGTCGAATTCAACTGCTCCATGGAATCGTTGATCTGCCTGGCCCCGGAGGCCTGCTCCTCGGAAGCAGCCGAGATTTCCTCGACCAGGTCGGCCGTTTTCTGGATCGACGGCACCATCTGCTCAAGCAACTGCCCGGCCTGCTCGGCCAGGCTCACACTGCCCTGGGCAACTTCACCGATCTCCTGAGCCGCCACCTGGCTGCGCTCGGCCAGCTTGCGCACTTCGGCGGCCACCACCGCGAAACCCTTGCCATGTTCGCCGGCGCGTGCCGCCTCGATGGCCGCATTAAGCGCCAGCAGATTGGTCTGGTAGGCGATCTCGTCGATGATCGAGATCTTCTCGGCAATCTCCTTCATCGCGCCAACCGTCTTGCCGACGGCCTCGCCGCCTTCACCGGCCTCCCGTGCCGCCTTGGCCGACATCTCGTTGGTCACGCGGGAGTTCTCCTTGTTCTGCTCGATGGAAGCGGCCATCTGCTCGACCGCGGAAGTGGTTTGCTCGACACTGGCCGCCTGCTCGCTGGAACCCTGACTCAGGGTCTGGGCAGTTGCCGACACCTGCTCCGACGCCGACGCCAGCGAATCGGAACCAGCCCGAACATCACCGATGATCTGCCCCAGCTTCTGCTGCATTTCGCGCATGGCACCCAGCAGCTGG from Wenzhouxiangella sp. AB-CW3 includes:
- a CDS encoding methyl-accepting chemotaxis protein, yielding MWFSNLKIRTIFIVLGSINLVLALLALTAVTNYRGAANDLREAEVNRQESIAMANEMRESSVNLTRFARAFVVTGEPRFEQIYNDIIAIRAGEQPRPEDYHRIYWDFVAAGDVPRPDSDQQVALLDMFREAGFTEEEFAQLDRSLERSSALARTEAEAMDLVRNQSTRSIGEDAGGDLGRAREMMFSDEYFRQAARIMEPLDEFYLLVDQRTQGAIDTAEAAQQRAFIGVLVALLLMVMMVAGSLLMVYWRLGGSLNRAREAAQRLAEGDLTSEIEVTSNDEGGQLLGAMREMQQKLGQIIGDVRAGSDSLASASEQVSATAQTLSQGSSEQAASVEQTTSAVEQMAASIEQNKENSRVTNEMSAKAAREAGEGGEAVGKTVGAMKEIAEKISIIDEIAYQTNLLALNAAIEAARAGEHGKGFAVVAAEVRKLAERSQVAAQEIGEVAQGSVSLAEQAGQLLEQMVPSIQKTADLVEEISAASEEQASGARQINDSMEQLNSTTQQSASSSEELASTSEEMSSQAQQLQQLVAYFRLREGRVASGQGRNRPESRSGFENSARRRPVQAGKAEPATADFVRF
- a CDS encoding chemotaxis protein CheD — its product is MKSLLSDPQITVVNLAPGELHFGDGRTVITTLLGSCVAITLWHPQRKLGGMCHYLLTDRSQYTRSAHYAPGYYATDAIEFFLKTIRKNGCRPDDFEVKLFGGGNMFENIKVHGNPINVAQVNADEGRRMLNENGFQVKAADVGGVRYRKIYFELASGDVWVQYGRHSHNTFQEETR
- a CDS encoding methyl-accepting chemotaxis protein, producing MLKDLRMAWKLGIGFGLILLLLVSATIMSFWALTGATNDFGDYRELAISGNDATSANADLLRMRLMALEYNHSSSETDLEAQREAMSDLRSALEDMRANATEAQRIYFDQIESALEEFDSVFEEIRGLMERRDDLVFDYIDPDAEFMEQQLSQVLVSSRADGDMDGAYEAAVAMRHLLLAQIYTGRFLDSYAMGDADRVRSEFRNFSGALVGLLDTLENPMRMAMVEELVEAHEEFLESFEELVTTMLDRNQLREQRLDPAGERVTQQLEELAAGIVATQDELGSQVATRNQRGIAMQIIVSLIALGLGILMAWIITRSIVHPVQRAQALADQLAEGDLTAEIEVDRKDEMGQLLDALQRMTARLYEVIGDIKGVATSMSSASEEVSATAQSLSQGSSEQAASVEETTSAVEQMAASIEQNKENSRVTNEMSAKAAREAGEGGEAVGKTVGAMKEIAEKISIIDEIAYQTNLLALNAAIEAARAGEHGKGFAVVAAEVRKLAERSQVAAQEIGEVAQGSVSLAEQAGQLLEQMVPSIQKTADLVEEISAASEEQASGARQINDSMEQLNSTTQQSASSSEELASTSEEMSGQAEQLQQLVAYFQLRSELMSGIGSPDGEHDRNMLTDRAENASRHQERTDSVRQLSRTSHGEREQQEEDEFVRF
- a CDS encoding CheR family methyltransferase — its product is MSSRTLSRSSSGTSRPPPGGVPALTDSEFELFRKLMYETAGINLSPAKRALVAGRLSKRLRELGHHSFREYFQWISDATPNSAGRVERQLAIDLLTTNETYFFRENNHFDFLRQEILPQWQNRRVRMWSAACSSGEEAYTLAMIMTLDGRCDWEILGTDISTRVVEKARMGVYPMERAEKIPQRYLKACCLKGVGAKAGQFMIDRTIRQKVRFQTGNLMNDQSSLGRFDLVLLRNVLIYFDPEVKRRVVRNVLSRLVPGGWLFVGHAESLNGVVDNIRLVRPSIYRKED